The following are encoded in a window of Acidobacteriota bacterium genomic DNA:
- a CDS encoding ABC transporter permease: MREQNRKGLWLWLITFIGVIVPRHLRADWRQEWEAELRYHEMMLADWDHLHWRSKLELWWHSLGAFVDAFWLQPKRLEDEMFQDLRYGWRMLLKHKGFTIVAIISLALGIGANTAQFSLVDTVLLRMLPVYEPERLVLFEWESGRSFRTDGMRGTFIGGNPNRRNASIFTYKLIQTMHQAWAESSNSPLSDLFHFAPLYELTAVVNNQAEIVRGQAVSGGYYTGLGVQPILGRAINDADDNVTSTPVVILSHKYWAERFASDPNVVGQQLKLNNIAFTIIGVTPPSFTGTLQVSENPNVTVPLNFEPSLLGARSALVNKDNRNIWWIHSMGRLKPGATFEQARDSLNGAFQAAALEMMPAPRKANEPAKIEQKDYPNLVAQTGGRGLLEMRKLYSRTIYGLFAVVVMVLLIACANVANLLLARAALRGPEISVRLAVGAGRWRLVRQLLTESVLLAAIGGAAGILVAYWGKNALAALASRDTDFLPTGVEPSISWRVLAFTVGVSLLTGIIFGMVPALRATKTDLAGSLKQSRRTSGSVSRLSKGLIVVQVALSLLLLTGAGLFIRSLTNLQNVNVGFNQENLLTFNVDPKQGGYKGERLEQFFQQLAERLDAMPGVQSATFAAIPLISHTMWNTDILLPGETEKTSSEHLANRQSIRENYFTTLQIPLLQGRNFTPQDTLQSPKVAIVNHNFAEKYFPGADVLGKRVTDTDDKIELEIVGVVADHKYSSQREEIEPLLYTPWRQATDPFGGMSFALRTLGEPTALTAGVRQMVRDLDSNLPVTEVSSQKTRSDNSLSQERLYARLLGFFGLLALALAAIGLSGVLAYSVAQRTNEIGIRMALGAQPENVLRMIIWQGLKLVTLGLAVGAAGAYAIKRLMASDYYGRGTWQRQMVQQLYGIRTVDPVLFGAIVGVLLLVALIACWLPARRAARVDPLDALRHE, from the coding sequence GTGCGCGAACAAAATCGAAAAGGTCTATGGCTGTGGCTGATCACGTTTATTGGCGTGATTGTTCCGCGCCATTTGCGCGCCGATTGGCGGCAGGAGTGGGAAGCCGAACTCCGGTACCACGAAATGATGTTGGCCGATTGGGATCATCTGCATTGGCGAAGCAAGCTGGAATTGTGGTGGCACAGTTTGGGCGCGTTCGTGGATGCGTTCTGGTTGCAACCGAAACGATTGGAGGACGAAATGTTTCAAGACTTGCGGTACGGATGGCGAATGTTGCTCAAACACAAAGGCTTCACCATTGTTGCCATTATTTCCCTGGCGCTGGGCATTGGCGCAAACACCGCGCAGTTCAGTTTGGTGGACACCGTGTTGTTGAGAATGTTGCCGGTGTATGAGCCGGAACGATTGGTGTTGTTTGAATGGGAATCCGGGCGCTCGTTCAGAACGGACGGGATGCGCGGCACGTTCATCGGAGGAAATCCAAATAGGCGCAACGCCTCCATTTTCACTTACAAGCTGATCCAAACCATGCATCAAGCCTGGGCGGAATCCAGCAACAGCCCGTTGAGCGATTTATTCCACTTTGCGCCGCTGTATGAACTGACGGCGGTGGTCAACAACCAGGCCGAAATCGTGCGCGGACAAGCGGTGTCCGGTGGATATTACACGGGCTTGGGCGTACAACCGATTCTGGGTCGAGCGATCAACGACGCCGATGACAACGTCACTTCGACGCCCGTCGTCATACTCAGCCACAAATACTGGGCGGAACGGTTTGCGTCAGACCCAAACGTCGTCGGCCAGCAACTCAAACTCAACAACATCGCGTTCACGATTATCGGCGTCACGCCTCCCAGCTTTACAGGAACATTGCAGGTCAGCGAAAACCCGAACGTGACGGTTCCGCTGAATTTCGAGCCAAGCTTATTGGGGGCGAGATCCGCGTTGGTGAACAAAGACAACCGAAACATCTGGTGGATTCATTCGATGGGGCGATTGAAACCCGGAGCGACGTTTGAACAAGCGCGCGATAGTTTGAACGGCGCGTTTCAAGCCGCTGCATTGGAGATGATGCCAGCGCCACGCAAAGCCAACGAACCGGCAAAAATCGAACAAAAGGATTATCCAAACCTGGTTGCCCAAACCGGCGGACGCGGTTTGCTGGAAATGCGCAAGCTGTATTCGAGAACGATTTACGGATTGTTCGCCGTGGTCGTGATGGTGTTGCTGATCGCCTGCGCCAATGTTGCCAATTTGTTGCTGGCGCGCGCGGCTTTGCGCGGCCCGGAAATCAGCGTGCGGTTGGCAGTCGGCGCAGGCCGCTGGCGATTGGTGCGGCAATTGTTGACGGAAAGCGTGTTGCTTGCGGCAATTGGCGGAGCGGCGGGAATCCTGGTCGCGTATTGGGGAAAAAACGCGCTGGCTGCATTGGCCAGCCGGGACACGGACTTTCTGCCGACGGGCGTGGAACCTAGCATCAGTTGGCGCGTGTTGGCATTCACGGTTGGAGTTTCATTGCTGACGGGAATCATTTTTGGAATGGTTCCGGCGTTGCGCGCAACCAAAACCGATCTGGCGGGTTCGCTGAAACAAAGCCGCCGCACTTCCGGCAGCGTTTCGCGACTGAGCAAAGGTTTGATCGTCGTTCAAGTCGCATTGTCCCTGTTGCTGTTGACAGGCGCCGGGTTGTTCATTCGTTCGTTGACCAATTTGCAAAATGTCAATGTGGGTTTCAATCAGGAAAACCTGCTAACGTTTAATGTTGATCCGAAGCAGGGCGGTTACAAAGGCGAACGCCTGGAACAGTTTTTTCAGCAGTTGGCCGAACGATTGGATGCAATGCCGGGCGTTCAATCGGCTACGTTCGCAGCCATTCCGCTGATTTCGCACACAATGTGGAACACGGACATTCTGCTGCCCGGTGAAACTGAAAAAACCAGCAGCGAACACCTCGCCAATCGGCAATCCATTCGGGAAAATTATTTCACGACACTGCAAATCCCGCTGTTGCAGGGTCGCAATTTCACCCCGCAAGACACGCTTCAATCGCCCAAAGTCGCCATCGTCAACCATAACTTCGCGGAAAAGTATTTTCCGGGCGCGGATGTGCTGGGCAAACGCGTGACGGACACCGACGACAAAATCGAACTTGAAATCGTAGGCGTCGTCGCCGATCACAAATACAGCAGCCAGCGCGAAGAGATCGAACCGCTGCTGTATACGCCCTGGCGACAGGCAACCGATCCATTTGGCGGAATGTCGTTCGCGCTGCGAACCCTGGGAGAACCGACAGCGCTCACGGCAGGCGTGCGCCAGATGGTCAGGGACCTGGATTCCAATTTGCCTGTGACAGAAGTCAGTTCGCAAAAAACGCGCTCAGACAACAGCCTGTCACAGGAGCGGCTATACGCGCGGTTGTTGGGCTTTTTCGGTTTGCTGGCGCTGGCATTGGCTGCGATTGGCTTGTCCGGCGTGCTGGCTTATTCGGTGGCGCAGCGAACGAATGAAATCGGCATTCGCATGGCCTTGGGCGCGCAGCCGGAAAACGTCTTGCGTATGATCATCTGGCAAGGATTGAAGCTGGTAACGCTGGGCTTGGCCGTAGGCGCTGCTGGCGCTTATGCCATAAAGCGGCTGATGGCCAGTGATTATTACGGTCGCGGAACCTGGCAACGGCAAATGGTGCAGCAGCTTTATGGTATTCGCACCGTTGATCCGGTCTTGTTTGGCGCGATCGTGGGCGTGTTGTTGTTGGTGGCGTTGATTGCCTGCTGGTTGCCTGCTCGTCGCGCAGCGCGGGTTGATCCATTGGATGCGTTGCGTCACGAATAG
- a CDS encoding PadR family transcriptional regulator: MPRSYLSYTMALILQVLENGYRYGFEIMTVTGLASGTVYPALRRLEDAGYVISKWESQQVAQAEQRPARKYYEVTRDGSEALAEARKRFRLLEQVGSVATGKPAHQTGGFES, translated from the coding sequence ATGCCCAGGAGTTATTTGTCCTACACGATGGCATTGATTTTACAGGTGCTTGAGAACGGTTACCGGTATGGCTTTGAAATCATGACGGTCACGGGGTTAGCAAGCGGAACGGTTTACCCTGCGCTGCGAAGGTTGGAAGACGCCGGTTATGTCATTTCCAAATGGGAATCTCAGCAAGTCGCCCAAGCCGAACAGCGTCCAGCGCGCAAGTATTACGAAGTCACACGCGATGGCAGCGAGGCGTTGGCCGAAGCGCGCAAACGATTCCGGCTGCTGGAACAGGTCGGCTCCGTGGCTACGGGCAAACCGGCGCACCAAACCGGCGGATTTGAAAGCTGA